Proteins encoded together in one Chitinophaga sp. LS1 window:
- the aat gene encoding leucyl/phenylalanyl-tRNA--protein transferase translates to MPVFYLTDELIFPPVNLADEDGLLAYGGDLSAERLLLAYQEGIFPWYNEPPILWWSPDPRFVLFPEELKLSASMKQVLKKSVFEITFDEDFEGVIAGCKQSLRKGQDGTWITTEVEEAYVTLHKMGYAHSVECWQDGELVGGFYGVMIGACFFGESMFAKVSNASKAAFITFVQKAKGMGLSIIDCQVYTEHLASLGARFIGRDEFLEIIQS, encoded by the coding sequence ATGCCTGTCTTTTATCTCACAGATGAGCTAATTTTCCCTCCTGTTAATTTAGCAGATGAAGACGGTCTCCTTGCTTATGGAGGGGATCTATCTGCCGAACGATTATTATTAGCTTACCAGGAAGGGATTTTCCCCTGGTATAATGAACCGCCTATCTTATGGTGGAGTCCGGATCCCCGTTTTGTATTATTTCCTGAAGAGTTGAAGCTCAGCGCCAGTATGAAACAGGTACTGAAGAAGAGTGTGTTTGAGATCACCTTTGATGAAGATTTTGAAGGGGTGATAGCGGGGTGTAAACAATCGCTGCGTAAGGGGCAGGATGGTACGTGGATTACTACGGAGGTGGAGGAAGCGTATGTAACATTGCATAAGATGGGGTATGCGCATTCGGTGGAGTGCTGGCAGGATGGAGAGTTGGTGGGTGGATTTTATGGGGTGATGATAGGGGCGTGTTTTTTTGGGGAGTCGATGTTTGCGAAGGTGAGTAATGCGTCGAAGGCGGCGTTTATAACGTTTGTGCAGAAGGCGAAGGGGATGGGGTTGAGTATCATAGATTGTCAGGTGTATACGGAGCATTTGGCGTCGTTGGGGGCAAGGTTTATTGGAAGGGATGAGTTTTTGGAGATAATACAATCCTGA
- a CDS encoding ATP-dependent Clp protease adaptor ClpS, which produces MSQRQQTGTHTKEWEDVLVAEDEQFPYSLIVWNDEVNTFDWVIQSLMEVCGHSQEQAEQCALIIHHNGKYAVKQGEFTDLRPMCEALLDRGISATLEEAVER; this is translated from the coding sequence ATGAGCCAGCGTCAGCAAACAGGCACACACACCAAAGAGTGGGAAGATGTGTTGGTAGCAGAGGATGAACAATTTCCATACAGCCTCATCGTGTGGAACGATGAAGTAAATACATTTGACTGGGTCATTCAGTCCCTGATGGAAGTATGCGGCCATTCGCAGGAACAGGCTGAGCAATGTGCTTTGATCATTCATCATAATGGCAAGTATGCTGTGAAGCAGGGTGAGTTTACCGACCTGCGTCCTATGTGCGAAGCGTTGTTGGATAGAGGAATCAGTGCAACTTTAGAAGAAGCTGTTGAAAGATAA
- a CDS encoding pentapeptide repeat-containing protein, translating to MFSGSNFPGSIFSGNNFPESNFSGCSRCSGINRFFIPSLFF from the coding sequence ATTTTCTCTGGCAGCAATTTCCCAGGAAGTATCTTTTCAGGAAATAATTTCCCAGAAAGCAATTTCTCCGGATGCAGCAGATGTTCAGGAATCAATAGATTTTTTATCCCGTCTCTTTTCTTTTGA
- a CDS encoding metal-dependent transcriptional regulator: MNLSISEENYIKSIYKLEEGQEPVSTNALAYELDTKPASVTDMAKKLKEKKLIAYEKYQGINLTSEGKKAALQIIRRHRLWECFLVDKLSFSWEEVHELAEELEHVRSEKLTNRLSEFLGNPQIDPHGDPIPDAQGKMGKPRVHTSLHKSKANRLEVMAVSDKSAALLEFLNTKGVRLGTQLDVIERYEFDNSIEIKIKNQPAFTISEQVAKNIMVKQI, from the coding sequence ATGAATTTGTCGATCTCAGAGGAGAACTATATCAAATCAATCTATAAATTAGAAGAAGGACAGGAACCAGTCAGTACCAATGCGCTGGCCTATGAGCTGGATACCAAACCCGCATCGGTGACCGACATGGCAAAGAAGCTAAAAGAAAAGAAGCTCATTGCATATGAGAAATACCAGGGCATCAACCTGACCAGCGAAGGGAAAAAAGCCGCCCTGCAAATCATACGCCGACACCGCCTCTGGGAATGTTTCCTGGTGGATAAACTCAGTTTCAGCTGGGAAGAAGTACACGAACTGGCCGAAGAACTGGAACATGTTCGCAGCGAAAAACTGACCAACCGCCTCAGCGAATTCCTGGGTAACCCGCAGATTGATCCTCACGGTGACCCCATCCCTGATGCACAAGGCAAAATGGGTAAACCCAGGGTACATACCAGCCTCCATAAATCAAAAGCCAACCGGCTCGAAGTCATGGCAGTATCCGATAAATCGGCCGCCCTGCTGGAATTTCTGAATACTAAAGGCGTGCGGTTAGGGACACAACTGGACGTCATTGAACGATATGAATTTGACAACTCTATTGAGATAAAAATAAAGAACCAACCTGCCTTTACCATCAGTGAACAGGTAGCGAAAAATATCATGGTAAAGCAGATTTAA
- a CDS encoding cation:proton antiporter gives MIGLNGTKLLIDISLPLKDPVPIFALVLFIILLAPIILRKFRIPSIVGLIIAGMFIGDHGFKIIEKGSIDLFGKAGLLYIMFLAGLELDMTEFRKNQHRSLVFGAFTFFIPLILGFVICHYLLHFNFMATLLVSSMFSTHTLVAYPLASRLGITRNEAVTVAVGGTIITDTAVLVILAIITGAAAGNLNQHFWIRLSVSLTVFAGLVLWIFPMIGRWFFKKIKDDKTSHFIFVLGMVFLAAFLAEMAGVEGIIGAFLAGLALNQLIPHTSPLMNRIEFTGNALFIPFFLISVGMLVDLRVLLRGPEALLIAGVLTVMALVSKYLAAIFTQLVFKYSVPQRNVIFGLSSAHAAATIAIILIGFNMGIINENVLNGTVILILITCLVGSFVTESAGRKLAIIESDKQPEAEEVTERMLIPIANPGKMEAMLDFAVMIKDPNAKTPVYPLAVVQDDEEAKARMTQTNRMMEAVIAHAAATESKVQVVTRIDLNVSDGIARASKELGITDVIIGWTDKTSTTDRLFGSIFGTTLDNVLQSVWENLYVCDFSFPLNTTRRIMLVLPRNAELEIGFAHYMQKLFLLSKQVGGKLMVYCEGATQRFLEDLIQNLKQTVDIGFKLWHDLVDLPALAYDTTKNDLIIIVSARKGTLSYRPSLEGLPSRISKYFTHNNVILIYPEQTEIEYIEAGIQPEDLTLRPIQEQLANLSKLGRFMKKIFRKK, from the coding sequence ATGATAGGATTGAATGGCACTAAATTATTGATTGATATCAGTTTACCACTCAAAGATCCGGTACCAATTTTTGCCCTGGTACTGTTCATTATCCTCCTGGCGCCAATTATCCTGCGTAAGTTCAGGATCCCAAGCATCGTAGGATTGATCATTGCGGGGATGTTCATTGGTGATCACGGATTTAAAATCATTGAGAAGGGAAGTATAGACCTGTTCGGCAAGGCCGGACTACTATACATTATGTTCCTTGCTGGCCTGGAACTCGATATGACGGAGTTTCGTAAAAACCAGCATAGGAGCCTTGTATTTGGGGCATTTACGTTTTTTATCCCGCTGATTTTAGGGTTTGTGATCTGTCACTACCTGCTGCATTTCAACTTTATGGCTACACTGCTGGTTTCCAGTATGTTCTCTACACATACGCTGGTGGCCTACCCCCTGGCAAGCCGGTTGGGCATTACCAGAAATGAAGCGGTGACGGTCGCGGTCGGAGGTACGATCATTACGGATACCGCCGTACTCGTGATCCTGGCCATCATTACCGGGGCTGCTGCAGGTAACCTGAATCAGCACTTCTGGATCAGACTCAGTGTGAGCCTTACCGTATTTGCTGGGCTGGTGCTGTGGATCTTCCCCATGATAGGCAGGTGGTTCTTTAAGAAAATCAAAGACGACAAGACTTCCCATTTCATCTTTGTACTGGGCATGGTATTCCTGGCTGCCTTCCTGGCTGAGATGGCCGGGGTAGAAGGTATTATTGGCGCCTTCCTCGCCGGACTGGCATTGAACCAGCTCATCCCGCATACTTCACCATTGATGAACAGGATTGAGTTTACCGGGAACGCATTGTTCATACCTTTTTTCCTGATCAGTGTGGGGATGTTAGTAGATCTGCGGGTATTGCTCAGAGGGCCGGAAGCCTTGCTGATTGCAGGTGTACTCACAGTAATGGCGTTGGTAAGTAAGTACCTGGCGGCGATTTTTACACAGCTTGTATTTAAATATAGCGTACCACAGCGGAATGTGATTTTTGGTTTGAGTAGTGCACATGCTGCGGCCACGATCGCCATCATCCTCATCGGTTTCAATATGGGGATTATCAATGAAAATGTACTCAATGGTACAGTTATCCTTATTCTGATCACCTGCCTGGTGGGTAGTTTCGTGACGGAAAGCGCCGGGCGTAAACTGGCTATCATAGAATCGGATAAACAACCAGAAGCTGAAGAAGTGACAGAGCGCATGCTCATTCCTATTGCGAATCCAGGAAAGATGGAGGCAATGCTGGACTTTGCCGTGATGATCAAAGATCCCAATGCCAAGACACCGGTATACCCTCTGGCAGTGGTGCAGGACGATGAAGAGGCAAAAGCCCGTATGACCCAGACAAACAGAATGATGGAAGCGGTGATCGCACACGCTGCCGCTACTGAAAGCAAAGTGCAGGTAGTGACGCGCATCGATCTGAACGTATCTGATGGTATTGCCCGCGCTTCTAAAGAGCTGGGTATTACAGATGTGATCATCGGCTGGACGGACAAAACGAGTACTACAGACAGACTCTTTGGCTCTATCTTCGGTACAACCCTGGACAATGTGTTGCAGAGTGTATGGGAGAATCTGTATGTATGCGATTTTTCTTTTCCACTAAATACAACACGCCGTATTATGCTGGTTTTGCCACGTAATGCTGAACTGGAAATAGGTTTTGCTCATTACATGCAAAAACTGTTTTTGCTTAGTAAGCAGGTAGGTGGTAAGCTGATGGTGTATTGTGAAGGCGCCACGCAGCGGTTCCTGGAAGACCTGATCCAAAATCTGAAGCAGACGGTTGATATTGGTTTTAAACTCTGGCATGACCTGGTAGATCTGCCGGCACTGGCGTATGATACCACGAAGAATGATCTGATCATTATTGTTTCTGCCCGCAAAGGTACGTTGTCTTACAGGCCTTCGCTGGAAGGGTTGCCTTCCCGTATCAGCAAGTATTTTACGCATAACAATGTGATTCTGATCTATCCTGAACAGACAGAAATTGAGTATATCGAAGCAGGTATCCAACCAGAAGATCTGACGCTACGGCCTATCCAGGAACAGCTAGCCAATCTCTCGAAACTGGGTAGGTTCATGAAAAAGATTTTCAGGAAGAAGTAA